The proteins below are encoded in one region of Betaproteobacteria bacterium:
- the aceF gene encoding dihydrolipoyllysine-residue acetyltransferase, with amino-acid sequence MSQIIEVTVPDIGDFSEVPVIDLFVKVGDTIKVDDAIVTLESDKATMDVPSTVAGVVKEVLVSLGSKVGEGALLIKVETGGAAAEPAAAPAAQAAAPAPAPVAAPVAAAPVAGGGVVEVKVPDIGDFAEVPVIELYVKVGDTIKLDDAIATLESDKATMDVPSTAAGTVKEVLVQLGSKVGEGTVLIKIETGAGAAVPAAAPQAAAPAPAAAAPVSAPAAAAAAAAPAALAPALPLGAKVHASPSVRAYARELGVDLSKVPATGPKNRIVKEDLTKYVKGVMSGAVAGPAAAAAGGASLGGGLDLLPWPKVDFAKFGEVEVKPLSRIKKISGQNLSRNWVMIPAVTYHEDADITDIEAFRVLLNKENEKGGGAKLTMLAFLMKACVKGLQKFPEFNSSLDGDNLVLKKYFNIGFAADTPNGLVVPVVKNVDKKSVFELAQESGEMAKQARDGKLKPADMSGACFTISSLGGIGGTYFAPIVNAPEVAILGVNKSAMKPVWDGKQFVPRLTLPLSLTADHRVIDGALATRFNVYIAQLLADFRRVAL; translated from the coding sequence ATGAGCCAAATCATTGAAGTCACCGTCCCCGATATCGGCGACTTTTCCGAAGTTCCGGTCATCGACCTGTTCGTCAAAGTCGGCGACACCATCAAGGTAGACGACGCGATCGTCACCCTCGAATCCGACAAGGCCACGATGGATGTTCCTTCCACCGTCGCCGGCGTCGTCAAGGAAGTGCTGGTTTCGCTCGGCTCCAAAGTCGGCGAAGGCGCCTTGCTGATCAAGGTTGAAACCGGTGGTGCTGCGGCCGAACCGGCTGCTGCACCGGCAGCCCAAGCCGCCGCACCGGCACCAGCCCCTGTTGCCGCACCGGTCGCTGCTGCGCCGGTTGCCGGCGGCGGCGTGGTTGAAGTCAAGGTGCCGGATATCGGCGATTTTGCCGAAGTGCCGGTCATTGAGCTTTACGTCAAGGTCGGCGACACCATCAAGCTTGACGATGCCATCGCCACGCTGGAATCCGACAAGGCGACGATGGATGTTCCTTCCACGGCAGCAGGTACGGTCAAGGAAGTGCTGGTCCAGCTCGGTTCCAAAGTGGGCGAAGGCACGGTTCTGATCAAGATTGAAACGGGTGCCGGTGCAGCCGTCCCTGCTGCGGCACCACAAGCTGCCGCTCCCGCACCGGCTGCTGCCGCGCCGGTTTCTGCGCCGGCGGCGGCTGCTGCCGCTGCAGCACCGGCAGCGCTGGCCCCGGCCCTGCCGCTTGGCGCCAAGGTCCATGCTTCGCCGTCCGTCCGGGCCTATGCCCGCGAACTCGGGGTCGATCTGTCCAAGGTACCGGCCACCGGCCCGAAGAACCGCATCGTCAAGGAAGACCTGACCAAGTACGTCAAGGGCGTCATGTCCGGCGCCGTAGCCGGCCCGGCTGCTGCCGCTGCTGGCGGTGCCAGCCTTGGCGGCGGGCTCGATCTGCTGCCGTGGCCGAAGGTAGATTTCGCCAAGTTCGGCGAGGTCGAGGTCAAGCCGCTGTCGCGCATCAAGAAAATTTCCGGCCAGAACCTGTCGCGCAACTGGGTGATGATCCCGGCCGTGACCTATCACGAAGATGCCGACATCACCGACATCGAAGCCTTCCGCGTGCTGCTCAACAAGGAAAACGAAAAGGGTGGCGGCGCCAAGCTGACCATGCTGGCTTTCCTGATGAAGGCATGCGTCAAGGGTCTGCAGAAATTCCCGGAATTCAATTCGTCCCTCGACGGTGACAATCTAGTGCTGAAGAAGTATTTCAACATCGGCTTTGCGGCAGACACGCCGAATGGCCTGGTTGTACCGGTGGTCAAGAATGTCGACAAGAAGTCAGTCTTCGAACTGGCGCAGGAATCCGGCGAAATGGCCAAGCAAGCCCGCGACGGCAAGCTGAAGCCGGCCGACATGTCGGGCGCCTGCTTCACGATTTCCAGCCTGGGCGGCATCGGTGGCACCTACTTTGCACCGATCGTCAATGCACCTGAAGTCGCGATTCTCGGGGTCAACAAGTCGGCCATGAAGCCGGTCTGGGATGGCAAGCAGTTCGTGCCGCGCCTGACCCTGCCCTTGTCGCTGACGGCTGACCACCGCGTCATCGACGGCGCCCTAGCGACCCGCTTCAATGTCTATATCGCTCAGTTGCTGGCCGACTTCCGTCGCGTCGCGCTGTAA